The genomic window AGAAGGGTATGATCATGAGCAGCGTTTAGTTTCGCAAAGGCATAATTATGCATGTTGCActtgtcctgtctgtctgtctgtctgtgtgacatTGTGAACGTTGTCTTTTAACACTATTGTGCAAACAGACTGCACGCCTTAAGAGCAGTTAACTGATTGATACAAATGTGCACCCTATAGTTCATCCAACATGTGAAATGCAGTAGCCTATAGGGAGGTTTAGAAGAATATAAAATGAACAACCAAATCTCAACAAGTGCTTCTGGACAGAGGACAGTGGAAGTTCACTCCATTCGTAGTTTACTGCCTTCATGATAACAAGCAACACTGTTTAAAACATGCAAGTTGTGAATAGTGTGTGAGCTCCTCTCTATTCTAATAGACCTGTTAAATTAAACATGAAGATGTCACTTACAGTgtttaataatgaataataGTAGCTGTGGATATTTAtcatagttttactgtttgcttTGTGATAATTTCTTTCACTCGGGGCCAGTTGACCTCAGCTTTATGCAACAGAATCAAGATAAACGgataataaagataaatatacattttcagTGAAGTCTTGTTACTGTGCAGACTGCCTGGAACTTTATCGTCAGGGAGATTAATGGGCTCACAAACTGTAATAGATGCAAAACAAGATATGTTATCATCTTGATATATTATTTGATGAGTATTGTCACCAAATATTACTGATCATGTGTCAGGTGATGAATTTGGGGGCTAAATACTTTTTATATTCTGATCAACACTGTGAGAGAGGCCTGACAAAAAGctctatgtgtatgtgtgtgtgtgtgtgtgtgtgtgtgcattcaggGTATCTTGGAGCGACTAAATGCTGGAGAGGTGGTTGTAGGAGATGGAGGTTATGTGCTGCAGTTAGAGCGACGTGGATATGTGAAGGCAGGACACTGGACACCTGAGGCAGCTGTTGAACACCCAGAAGCAGGTGCTGCACGTCACCCACTCCTGTCAAGCATAATTTGCAtataatgtttttgtattttacataaaaGCCGCTCTCTCTGTGCTTCTCATCAGTGCGACAGCTGCACAGAGAGTTCCTGAGAGCAGGAGCCAATGTGATTCAGACGTTCACCTTCTACTGCAGTGAGGACAAGCTGGAGATAAGCGGCAACGTCCCCAACATCACTGTAAGTCTGCCCCAATGTACCTGATGAAAATGATTCCTACATCAGTCTGGTATCACAATCTGCTCTCGTCTGACCCAGGGGGCCCAGATCAATGAGGCAGCCTGTGACCTGGCGAGGGAGGTAGCCAATGAGGGTGATGCGTTGGTCGCTGGGTGCGTTTCTAAGACTCCCTGTTATACGAAGAGTCACAATGAGGCAGAGGTCAAGGCCATCTTTAAGAAACAGATGGATGACTTCCTCAAGAAGGACATTGATTTCCTTATAGTGGAGGTATGAGCAGCACCCAAGAGGAATAACTGTACAACAGATGGTAATGTGCATAAGTACTTCTTGTTAATGATTCAAtgcaccctcctcctgcagttCTTTGATCACGTGGAGGAGGCAGCGTGGGCAGTGGAGGTGCTAAAGACCAGCGGTAAAGCGGTGGGTGCATCACTGTGCATCTCCCCTCATGGAGACATGCAGGGAGTCCCACCTGGAGAGTGTGCTGTCAGGCTGGTCAAAGCTGGTACGCTGACCTTCTGTGTTGCCGTACTTCaacaagaaataaatatttttgcagGTGTGCAATCtaaatatgttttatgtgtgtgtgttcatgtgcaggAGCTGACATTGTTGGAATAAATTGCCACCTGGACCCTCTGACGTGCGTTCGTACAGTGAAGTTGATGAAAGAGGGATTAGAGAGAGCTGGTCTCAAAGCACATCTCATGATCCAGCCGCTGGGCTTTCACACACCTGAGTGCAACTTGGGTGGATACACCAGCCTACCTGAGTACCCCTTCGGTCagtatttgtgttttatcttttgTGCAGAACAAAAAGACTGTTATTCATTCAATTGCAGACTTATATATTTGACCCTCCTCTCAGCACTGGAGACCAGAGCAATGACCCGCTGGGACATCCATAAATATGCCAGAGAGGCTTACAATGCTGGAATTCGCTACATTGGGGGCTGCTGTGGATTTGAGCCCTACCATATCAGAGCTATAGCAGAAGAGGTGGCTGCAGAGAGAGGATTCCTCCCACCAGCTTCAGAGAAGCACGGACTGTGGGGAGCTGCTCTGGAGATGCACACTAAACCCTGGGTCAGAGCCAGGTAAGACTCAGCAGAACACTCGCTGCTCTTTTCAAATTGGGcatcatttttacaaaaaacagcagacagtAGGACAAGATGACAGTAAGAACATTTCTGCAACTCAGCAGACAGTAGGACAAGATGACAGTAAGAACATTTCTGCAACTAATCTGCCAACGTTTGTCTCAGGTCTCGTCGAGAGTACTGGGAAAACCTGTTGCCTGCCTCTGGACGTCCCAAATGTCCCTCCATGGCCACAGCAGAGGATGATTATGAAGAACAGCTGAAATCTACCACACCATCCTAATACAGTTTGCTCTGTTTTTTATATGTCTGATCAGAGTGTCCCTTTTTTTTAGATCAAGAATGTCAATCAATGATCTGATCTTTGTTTACACAGAGGTTTGTGAAATATGTTGTTGGCTACTGTTTCAGAACTCAACAGCCCCTCATTATTTGGTCACTCCAGTTGGCTTGGCCTTATTATACTTAACTTCATCATTAAATTGGCcgctttgtttcttttttattttctgtaactgtatGCACTATTCCTAACCTTTATAACTAATACATAGATTGTACACAGTCGGCCTTAAACATCATATCAGTTGTAAAACATCTTCTTAGGTTTAATCATATCGGTTCATTGATTGTTGTAAATTGCTGTGAAATATTTTCACctaataaataaagacataaaattcTCTTTTTTCaataatggctttttttttctttgtaaaatagCGCTACTATAGGTTTGTCAAGTGAAGAAGCCCAACTAAGTGAAATGCAGTCTGTGTTTCACATTTCTGGCATTGCTGTGTATTAGAAGTTGAATTAACCCTTCGCCTACAAATTATGACCAGTGcactaaagtgttttttttttgttttttttaagcaattACTCCAGTACTCTACTGCAAGTAATACTTTGACTCAGCAACTTTCACTTGTATTGGAGTCATATTTGAGCAAGAGATCTATATTTTGACTCAAGTAACAGACTACACCCCTGGGTGCATGTGTAAATGCACCCAAAACGCGTATATAAAGGCGTGGATGCTTCATCTGTCCTTTGATTTAATGCATCAATTCCTCGTTCAGATTTTTACATGTGGTCTAACTCAGGAGAATTGGTGTGGTTTTTATATTAAttgtattttaatcatttagaaattcagctttatttattcagctGAAGGGGGCGGGGAAAAGGTATGCTGCTGGTATGTATATTACTGGTCTCTGTGCTGACAGCTACAGTTTGCCATAAGTCAGTCGCAGTACTGTGTGCGATCCCTGATTCATCTCAAACGAGCTCACTCTCAGTTTTCCAAGTTTTGCAAGCTTGCCAGGATTTTATCGAGGATGGAGAGCAAAAGGAGGGTGAGTCAAGGAAACATAATTAGTCACCTCGCGGTTTGAAATCGTGAGTGAAACTAGTGAAACCAAATGAGAAGACGCGGTTACAGAGTGAAACTTTCAGACATAATGCGAATTTCACTGCGGTTTTATAGACTTGAGGATTTAGATTGAGTCTTGAACTTGTGTTGTGTGGGAATTCGTTGACATAAAGGGGGTCACCACCTAAATGAACACTTCTAATGTTATTGCTATGACCTAGGAATGTTTATGAACATGAGCTACtttctctcaaagccagaagcCAGAGatgtaagtctcaaacttgagATGTCATAGGGTTTAAAGTTTGGAGCTGccccatagacaatgaatgggagcctgattttgtgtattcacaaatgttttcttttttatacacaaatgagctttattctattgtaatgttctcagctctgaaactgaaaatgcacccatatactcagatcagtcccctgggtgctctcagtgtcatctcaTCCTTCACCATTCATTGattatggagcagctccagacctAATACTTCATGACATCACAAAtgtgagttttagcactctagttttggATTTTGGGACGAAattgtaaatgttaaatcttttttttggaCAGTCTTAAACCATAGGAATAcagtatgaattttgaaaataggCTCAGTTCCCCTTTAATTGTCAAAGTTACCAGAGCAATTTAAAGTCTCCATTCCAAAGAACAATTTAATGCAAATTGTAAgcataaaatgtttatttatttattttaagtgcaCTGAGCGCAAGTCATAGCTACACAGTAATATTTGGATAAGCTGAAATGCAAATTATCAGTTTTCTAGTGGAACATGCCCATGTCTGTAAATTTTTAGTATGAGAGATCAGCAGAAGGACAGATACTTTAACATGTAACCAGCTCAGAATATCATTTCATAGGGTGGCAAACAGTAGGCATGAAATAGCAACAATTGACCCCATTTACACCTtgcaataaaattaattttggaTGACTGGATTGCTTCCAGATAGTGTTTGATTACATAAAAATAGGCTACAGGCAGTGGTGCAGTAAAGGGGTATaccctatcagccaaaaagccttATAAGGGAGTATACCCACTTTCTCCTTGGTAACCTGTCTATCTCCCTTGTAGAACACCCACCTCAACATTTACTACTGCACCTGGCTGCATGTGTAAATGCACCCAAAACGTACTGAGGAGTTGTGATCCAACCAGCCAAACCACCTCCAGAGGAGGTCAGGGACACATTGTGATCACATTGACCTCATGTGTAAATGCAATCGCCTTTTCAGTCTACATACAGCAACTACCTGGGTGGAGATAGCCTACCTAATCATGCGACTGTTCCAAGCCAACGAGGCAGCAGCGGCCCTCCCTCCTTCACTTGTTTACTAAAGAAAACAGCCGGTGCTTTAAGATGATTGTCAGAGATATGATCAAATCATCCTGTCTGAggtgtaacaggtggtgtgtttcACATACAATCACTCTTGGAAAGAGGATCTGACAGGCAAAGAAATTTGGTCTGCACAGTTCTTACTAGCTGGACAGAGCGACAGGATCTCAATGTAGACACTGGGGACACACATTAACACCAGGTGTAAATATGATCAGGTTTAATCATATCTAGACATAATCTGGTATAATCTGGATACCagatgcattttattgtgagcTGTAAAGAGGGTCAATGTGACATATTCACAAATGTTTAACGCGTTTGCCGGCTTGTTCAGGATGCGTTGTAACACTGTGAGAGACTCAAACCGTCTCCAAATGACCTTCAAAccttatttatttcaaatgagCAGAGTTTATCATGACATTCCTGTTTTAGACACTTCATACCTGAACTACTTCTCAAGTGAGCTCTGCGTTTCAGTCTTTAGCCCTGAGGGGATATTTGCAGTATGTTTGTACATGCATGCTCTTTGTGAGTGCAGTAACTGTctgcatgtatatgtgtgtgtgtgtgtgtgtgtgtgtgtgtgtgcgcattcAGGGTATCTTGGAGCGACTGAATGCTGGGGAGGTGGTTGTAGGAGATGGAGGTTATGTGATGCAGCTTGAGCGACGTGGATATGTGAAGGCAGGACACTGGACACCTGAGGCAGCCGTTGAACATCCTGAAGCAGGTATAAACCGGCCCATTGCTGGATGAACCGGTTAGGGGGCCCAGGGACAAAAATCTGTTGGCATGCAGTGAATTTAGGACTTTTGGGGCCCTCTCTTAACCTGATAAATAATCCACTTTTACCCTTGCCCCATATTATTAATCACAAAGATGCAGTTCTCTGTTCTGTAATTTATTAAGATCACAGAATTAAGGCCCTTTACATCCGTGCAAAATCTATCTGCCTCAC from Epinephelus moara isolate mb chromosome 8, YSFRI_EMoa_1.0, whole genome shotgun sequence includes these protein-coding regions:
- the LOC126394824 gene encoding betaine--homocysteine S-methyltransferase 1-like isoform X2, translating into MESKKRRGILERLNAGEVVVGDGGYVLQLERRGYVKAGHWTPEAAVEHPEAVRQLHREFLRAGANVIQTFTFYCSEDKLEISGNVPNITGAQINEAACDLAREVANEGDALVAGCVSKTPCYTKSHNEAEVKAIFKKQMDDFLKKDIDFLIVEFFDHVEEAAWAVEVLKTSGKAVGASLCISPHGDMQGVPPGECAVRLVKAGADIVGINCHLDPLTCVRTVKLMKEGLERAGLKAHLMIQPLGFHTPECNLGGYTSLPEYPFALETRAMTRWDIHKYAREAYNAGIRYIGGCCGFEPYHIRAIAEEVAAERGFLPPASEKHGLWGAALEMHTKPWVRARSRREYWENLLPASGRPKCPSMATPAN
- the LOC126394824 gene encoding betaine--homocysteine S-methyltransferase 1-like isoform X1, encoding MESKKRRGILERLNAGEVVVGDGGYVLQLERRGYVKAGHWTPEAAVEHPEAVRQLHREFLRAGANVIQTFTFYCSEDKLEISGNVPNITGAQINEAACDLAREVANEGDALVAGCVSKTPCYTKSHNEAEVKAIFKKQMDDFLKKDIDFLIVEFFDHVEEAAWAVEVLKTSGKAVGASLCISPHGDMQGVPPGECAVRLVKAGADIVGINCHLDPLTCVRTVKLMKEGLERAGLKAHLMIQPLGFHTPECNLGGYTSLPEYPFALETRAMTRWDIHKYAREAYNAGIRYIGGCCGFEPYHIRAIAEEVAAERGFLPPASEKHGLWGAALEMHTKPWVRARSRREYWENLLPASGRPKCPSMATAEDDYEEQLKSTTPS